The following are from one region of the Candidatus Cloacimonadota bacterium genome:
- a CDS encoding T9SS type A sorting domain-containing protein — protein sequence MEFKTLIELVGGFMKLISFLIMCMLVSVNLSAQIDSTFVRYYYPTTQTLPSWESFPISQTMAANVFEDYEGKFVLQALATFHSPPPEWVFPQSPMMLYSRSGGYQNTVFGPQFGGDIVEGYYSRIVKDGLGGYLPLDSHYNRLQRLDANLQFVELVHLTYNQGLINYIDDILPVDNDFIIIGHIQETNDALFCKVDYSLDIIWQYQSPANVNATIESTSDGSILFNWGFNPTMRLMKITADGDSLWTIEYPPRPCVERIIESNGNYFGLRYNDNVVDGLLMVYDYGVDFCNLNPETPILTIPTYRLLDEEIVFPAIRTNDNNIILAVSTPIGEIFKFDSAFNMLWSSNALPIERIGVGKHSLQELDNGDILYCATVIELPRRLGLVRVDSNGNYVGVSDETEHTPPIRCISAYPNPFSRKITLSTNRQLLHPSKLTIYNIKGQQVESIDLNDKAVTWVPKDIPSGLYIVKLATDSKTIETHLISYIK from the coding sequence ATGGAGTTTAAAACTTTGATCGAATTAGTTGGCGGATTTATGAAACTAATTTCTTTTTTGATAATGTGTATGCTGGTATCAGTAAACTTGTCTGCACAGATTGACAGCACTTTTGTGCGTTATTACTACCCCACAACCCAAACTTTACCGTCATGGGAATCTTTTCCGATTAGTCAAACTATGGCAGCAAATGTATTCGAAGATTATGAGGGTAAGTTTGTCCTGCAAGCCTTGGCTACCTTCCATTCCCCTCCTCCCGAATGGGTATTCCCCCAATCACCTATGATGCTCTACTCCCGCAGCGGTGGTTATCAGAACACAGTATTCGGACCTCAATTCGGAGGGGACATAGTTGAAGGATACTATTCCAGAATTGTGAAAGATGGACTTGGTGGTTACCTCCCTCTGGATAGCCATTACAACAGATTGCAACGTTTAGATGCTAATCTACAATTTGTGGAATTGGTACATCTAACATATAACCAAGGATTGATTAACTATATAGATGATATTTTGCCTGTAGATAATGATTTTATAATTATTGGACATATTCAGGAAACAAATGATGCTTTATTTTGTAAGGTTGATTATTCCTTAGATATTATATGGCAATATCAATCACCAGCCAATGTGAATGCAACAATAGAATCAACATCTGATGGAAGCATTTTATTTAATTGGGGTTTTAATCCAACAATGAGATTGATGAAAATAACTGCTGATGGTGATTCTTTGTGGACAATAGAATACCCTCCGCGGCCGTGTGTAGAGAGAATTATTGAATCTAACGGGAACTATTTTGGATTAAGATACAACGACAATGTAGTTGATGGGCTTCTTATGGTGTACGATTATGGAGTAGACTTTTGTAACTTAAACCCAGAAACACCCATTCTCACAATCCCAACTTATAGGCTCCTTGATGAAGAAATAGTATTTCCTGCCATAAGGACTAATGACAACAACATTATCCTTGCAGTTTCCACACCCATTGGAGAGATATTCAAGTTTGATAGTGCTTTTAACATGCTTTGGAGCAGCAATGCTTTACCGATTGAAAGGATTGGAGTAGGTAAGCACTCATTACAAGAACTTGATAATGGTGATATTCTTTATTGTGCAACCGTGATAGAACTTCCGCGCCGGCTGGGACTCGTTAGAGTTGATTCAAACGGTAACTATGTTGGCGTTTCAGATGAAACAGAGCATACTCCTCCTATTCGCTGTATCTCAGCATATCCAAATCCGTTTTCCAGAAAGATTACTTTAAGTACCAATAGACAATTATTACACCCAAGTAAATTAACAATTTACAATATAAAGGGTCAACAGGTAGAGTCCATTGATCTCAACGATAAAGCTGTAACCTGGGTACCAAAGGATATTCCTTCCGGGTTATACATAGTCAAACTAGCTACGGACTCAAAAACTATTGAAACCCACTTGATTTCATACATTAAATAG
- a CDS encoding T9SS type A sorting domain-containing protein, producing MVVVKYIGTSPVESKLGGDNPDPPSTDPHYREMAFQFSYEEQLEYIPIFVSIDLNQFEDGNKPTEIAVFVDEECKGAAVIKDGEVQLNAYITNITDPSEELKEMEFRMYFPGKTASTNVLNYSVLNPQAGTFASRKVKLGATEIPPLPLSTRLYQNYPNPFNPETLIQYDLKDDGQVVIDIYNLKGQKVRSVVNNVKNAGSYTEIWDGTNNNSKQASSGVYFYRMHAHNQTMTNKMLLLK from the coding sequence ATGGTTGTTGTAAAGTATATTGGCACTTCTCCGGTTGAATCCAAACTTGGGGGAGACAATCCTGATCCACCTTCCACCGATCCCCATTACCGTGAAATGGCTTTTCAGTTCTCTTATGAGGAGCAACTTGAATATATCCCCATATTTGTTTCGATTGACCTGAATCAGTTTGAGGATGGTAATAAACCCACCGAAATTGCCGTCTTTGTGGACGAAGAATGCAAGGGTGCTGCTGTGATAAAGGACGGAGAAGTTCAGTTGAATGCATATATTACTAATATCACTGATCCTTCCGAAGAACTAAAAGAAATGGAATTTAGAATGTATTTTCCTGGTAAGACCGCAAGCACCAATGTGCTGAATTACTCTGTGCTAAATCCCCAAGCCGGTACTTTCGCAAGCAGAAAAGTAAAACTTGGGGCAACCGAAATACCTCCTCTTCCTCTGTCCACCAGACTATACCAGAACTATCCAAATCCATTCAATCCAGAAACATTAATACAATATGATCTCAAAGACGACGGTCAGGTTGTGATTGATATTTATAACCTGAAAGGACAAAAAGTCCGGTCTGTGGTTAATAACGTTAAAAACGCCGGTTCATACACTGAGATTTGGGATGGAACCAACAATAATAGCAAACAAGCATCCTCCGGAGTATATTTTTACCGGATGCATGCACACAACCAGACGATGACGAATAAAATGCTATTGTTAAAATAG
- a CDS encoding DUF1565 domain-containing protein: MTEADGYFVNSYCADLSVNIAQSYLSQIDHDLYVAPDGDDTNSGLSAETPLKTIAYAMQRITANPNNPRTLNLAAGVYSHSNNAQLFPFALNPMYAFFVPALRQQSWMVSTIVLFGRLAMLITWRFRV, translated from the coding sequence ATGACCGAAGCGGATGGCTATTTTGTTAACTCCTATTGCGCTGATCTCAGCGTGAACATAGCCCAAAGTTATTTATCTCAAATAGATCACGACCTGTATGTGGCACCGGATGGTGATGACACAAATTCCGGTTTGTCGGCAGAAACACCCCTAAAAACCATCGCCTATGCTATGCAGCGGATTACGGCTAATCCAAACAACCCCAGAACACTGAATCTAGCTGCTGGGGTATATTCTCATAGCAACAATGCGCAGTTATTCCCTTTTGCATTAAATCCAATGTACGCATTCTTTGTGCCGGCACTGAGGCAACAATCCTGGATGGTGAGTACAATCGTACTTTTTGGTCGACTTGCCATGCTAATAACGTGGAGATTTCGGGTATGA
- a CDS encoding FG-GAP repeat protein: MLKIVIFLVFCSFAGSVFSQTPMQLLASIESPFVSDTSSWSVNIKGSGDINGDGYNDIVLAGQPLGSGNG; the protein is encoded by the coding sequence ATGCTGAAAATAGTAATTTTTTTGGTCTTTTGCAGTTTCGCAGGGTCCGTTTTTTCGCAAACTCCAATGCAATTATTGGCCTCTATTGAATCTCCCTTTGTTAGTGATACAAGTAGCTGGAGTGTAAATATTAAAGGCAGCGGAGATATAAATGGTGATGGATACAATGATATTGTGTTGGCTGGTCAGCCTCTTGGAAGTGGAAATGGA